A genomic stretch from Engraulis encrasicolus isolate BLACKSEA-1 chromosome 12, IST_EnEncr_1.0, whole genome shotgun sequence includes:
- the LOC134460203 gene encoding uncharacterized protein LOC134460203 isoform X2, which produces MPERCVAGYCSNTRDNGVTLHRFPKDPAVSSLWTQQVRRTRAGPKGTLWHPSSSSVLCSAHFQDECYDSTPALKEQLGFNVRLKRVLLPTSVPSIFPRGTNSRGATGDIDHSRRSHALEKRQRLEVLQECRSLYGAEEERDDLPADVDPSTDVNSTKDQGCDSSIQVCLRPPTRTVAMQFRGCRRTTGVQATTAMVDVGTQTEDANPDLQEDEMSDSADMSTTDDSDYKPSSDDSEEDPVTEPDTPPVPPPESPPAGRVFLVFWECLVTLFSAWCSCGLCASRSLSWQCKEVGTLLQVTIRCEDCGNQGQWNTQPFFGRTAAGNVLLSAAILFSGATVTKVLRVLSRLGVAVISERSFFRHQDQSNEVGGSYHMEKVGLQRSLEKVQGFVDVGTLVTDRHIGINMMMREDHPDITHQFDIWHVAKSIKKKLLSLGQTRGCQDVKPWVGSIVNHLYWSVVSTPPGNAQLVVDKWTSVISHIHNRHSGFKGLFSSCAHGVLEGREQRKPWLKYHTKVSIEVEKIICNKRLCADVQRLSPSHQTSYLEAFHSLITHFAPKMCHFSYKGMESRVILAALHFNENANREQRSRKDGEKMFSLRFPKYKKGGYIVRKVLTEPSFGYAEELMQMVEAMCRGEEYSGDDLDIPDQSPVPEPLSASCEKPEKRTAVKAHATRFRITNST; this is translated from the exons ATGCCTGAGCGGTGTGTTGCTGGATATTGCTCCAACACCCGGGATAACGGCGTTACCCTTCATCGTTTTCCTAAAGACCCTGCTGTGAGTTCACTGTGGACGCAGCAAGTTCGGAGGACAAGAGCTGGTCCAAAAGGCACACTGTGGCACCCAAGCTCGTCCTCTGTACTGTGCTCTGCACATTTCCAGGATGAGTGCTACGACTCGACCCCGGCTCTGAAGGAGCAGCTAGGTTTTAATGTGCGCCTGAAGAGGGTTTTGCTGCCAACATCAGTGCCAAGCATATTTCCTCGAGGGACAAACTCGAGGGGGGCGACCGGCGACATCGACCACAGCAGGAGGTCTCATGCTCTGGAGAAACGGCAAAGGCTGGAG GTACTTCAGGAATGCCGATCTCTATATGGTGCTGAAGAGGAAAGAGATGACTTACCAGCTGACGTGGACCCATCTACTGAT GTGAACTCAACAAAAGATCAGGGCTGTGACAGTTCCATACAAGTTTGTCTGAGGCCACCTACAAGGACGGTGGCTATGCAGTTCAGAGGATGTCGACGGACTACAG GTGTGCAGGCTACAACAGCGATGGTGGACGTTGGAACTCAGACTGAGGATGCCAACCCGGATCTGCAAGAGGATGAGATGTCGGATTCAGCTGACATGTCTACGACAGATGATTCGGACTACAAGCCGTCTTCCGATGATTCAGAGGAGGATCCTGTCACTGAGCCTGATACTCCACCAGTCCCGCCACCTGAGTCGCCGCCAGCAGGTCGAGTTTTCCTCGTGTTCTGGGAATGCCTGGTGACGCTCTTCTCAGCTTGGTGCAGCTGTGGACTTTGTGCGAGCAGGTCACTGTCCTGGCAGTGTAAAGAGGTCGGAACATTGTTACAGGTCACCATACGATGCGAGGACTGCGGGAACCAAGGGCAGTGGAACACTCAACCTTTCTTTGGCAGAACAGCAGCTGGGAATGTGTTGTTGTCCGCTGCCATTCTCTTCAGTGGGGCCACGGTCACGAAGGTACTACGTGTCTTATCACGATTGGGAGTTGCTGTGATATCGGAACGATCCTTCTTCAGACACCAAGACCAG AGCAATGAGGTTGGAGGGTCCTACCACATGGAGAAAGTGGGCCTGCAGCGATCCCTTGAGAAAGTCCAGGGCTTTGTGGATGTCGGAACTCTCGTGACAGACAGGCACATAGGCATCAACATGATGATGAGAGAGGACCATCCAGACATCACACACCAGTTTGACATATGGCATGTAGCCAAGA GTATCAAGAAGAAGTTGTTGAGCCTTGGCCAAACCAGAGGATGCCAGGATGTCAAACCCTGGGTTGGAAGTATCGTAAACCATCTTTACTGGTCCGTGGTTTCGACGCCTCCTGGCAATGCTCAACTTGTGGTGGACAAATGGACATCAGTCATCAGTCACATCCACAACAGGCACAGCGGATTCAAGGGACTGTTCTCGTCTTGTGCGCACGGAGTCCTGGAAGGCAGGGAACAACGCAAACCGTGGCTGAAATATC ATACGAAGGTGTCCATTGAAGTGGAGAAGATAATATGCAACAAGAGGCTGTGTGCAGATGTACAACGCCTGTCCCCATCACATCAGACATCCTACCTCGAGGCCTTCCATAGCCTGATCACCCACTTTGCGCCAAAGATGTGCCACTTTTCGTACAAAGGGATGGAGAGCAG AGTGATCCTGGCTGCTCTGCATTTCAATGAGAATGCCAACAGGGAGCAGCGGAGCAGAAAGGATGGCGAAAAAATGTTCAGCTTGCGGTTTCCTAAGTACAAGAAGGGCGGCTACATTGTTAGGAAAGTGCTGACGGAGCCGTCTTTTG GCTATGCAGAGGAGCTGATGCAGATGGTGGAGGCCATGTGTCGAGGTGAGGAATACAGCGGTGATGACCTTGACATCCCAGACCAATCCCCTGTTCCAGAGCCACTCAGTGCGTCATGTGAGAAGCCGGAGAAGAGGACAGCAGTGAAAGCACATGCGACCCGCTTCCGCATCACAAATAGCACttaa
- the LOC134460203 gene encoding uncharacterized protein LOC134460203 isoform X1, protein MPERCVAGYCSNTRDNGVTLHRFPKDPAVSSLWTQQVRRTRAGPKGTLWHPSSSSVLCSAHFQDECYDSTPALKEQLGFNVRLKRVLLPTSVPSIFPRGTNSRGATGDIDHSRRSHALEKRQRLEVLQECRSLYGAEEERDDLPADVDPSTDVNSTKDQGCDSSIQVCLRPPTRTVAMQFRGCRRTTGVQATTAMVDVGTQTEDANPDLQEDEMSDSADMSTTDDSDYKPSSDDSEEDPVTEPDTPPVPPPESPPAGRVFLVFWECLVTLFSAWCSCGLCASRSLSWQCKEVGTLLQVTIRCEDCGNQGQWNTQPFFGRTAAGNVLLSAAILFSGATVTKVLRVLSRLGVAVISERSFFRHQDQVLFKAVKRLWSEQQLGMLCLLQAEGEPIVCGGDGRADTPGHCAKYGTYSTMELRKMAVIDVQLVQSNEVGGSYHMEKVGLQRSLEKVQGFVDVGTLVTDRHIGINMMMREDHPDITHQFDIWHVAKSIKKKLLSLGQTRGCQDVKPWVGSIVNHLYWSVVSTPPGNAQLVVDKWTSVISHIHNRHSGFKGLFSSCAHGVLEGREQRKPWLKYHTKVSIEVEKIICNKRLCADVQRLSPSHQTSYLEAFHSLITHFAPKMCHFSYKGMESRVILAALHFNENANREQRSRKDGEKMFSLRFPKYKKGGYIVRKVLTEPSFGYAEELMQMVEAMCRGEEYSGDDLDIPDQSPVPEPLSASCEKPEKRTAVKAHATRFRITNST, encoded by the exons ATGCCTGAGCGGTGTGTTGCTGGATATTGCTCCAACACCCGGGATAACGGCGTTACCCTTCATCGTTTTCCTAAAGACCCTGCTGTGAGTTCACTGTGGACGCAGCAAGTTCGGAGGACAAGAGCTGGTCCAAAAGGCACACTGTGGCACCCAAGCTCGTCCTCTGTACTGTGCTCTGCACATTTCCAGGATGAGTGCTACGACTCGACCCCGGCTCTGAAGGAGCAGCTAGGTTTTAATGTGCGCCTGAAGAGGGTTTTGCTGCCAACATCAGTGCCAAGCATATTTCCTCGAGGGACAAACTCGAGGGGGGCGACCGGCGACATCGACCACAGCAGGAGGTCTCATGCTCTGGAGAAACGGCAAAGGCTGGAG GTACTTCAGGAATGCCGATCTCTATATGGTGCTGAAGAGGAAAGAGATGACTTACCAGCTGACGTGGACCCATCTACTGAT GTGAACTCAACAAAAGATCAGGGCTGTGACAGTTCCATACAAGTTTGTCTGAGGCCACCTACAAGGACGGTGGCTATGCAGTTCAGAGGATGTCGACGGACTACAG GTGTGCAGGCTACAACAGCGATGGTGGACGTTGGAACTCAGACTGAGGATGCCAACCCGGATCTGCAAGAGGATGAGATGTCGGATTCAGCTGACATGTCTACGACAGATGATTCGGACTACAAGCCGTCTTCCGATGATTCAGAGGAGGATCCTGTCACTGAGCCTGATACTCCACCAGTCCCGCCACCTGAGTCGCCGCCAGCAGGTCGAGTTTTCCTCGTGTTCTGGGAATGCCTGGTGACGCTCTTCTCAGCTTGGTGCAGCTGTGGACTTTGTGCGAGCAGGTCACTGTCCTGGCAGTGTAAAGAGGTCGGAACATTGTTACAGGTCACCATACGATGCGAGGACTGCGGGAACCAAGGGCAGTGGAACACTCAACCTTTCTTTGGCAGAACAGCAGCTGGGAATGTGTTGTTGTCCGCTGCCATTCTCTTCAGTGGGGCCACGGTCACGAAGGTACTACGTGTCTTATCACGATTGGGAGTTGCTGTGATATCGGAACGATCCTTCTTCAGACACCAAGACCAGGTGCTTTTCAAAGCTGTCAAGCGACTTTGGAGCGAGCAGCAGTTGGGCATGCTGTGTCTGCTACAGGCTGAAGGGGAACcaattgtgtgtgggggtgatgggCGTGCCGACACCCCAGGGCATTGTGCGAAGTATGGCACCTACTCGACAATGGAGCTCCGAAAAATGGCGGTTATAGACGTACAACTTGTACAG AGCAATGAGGTTGGAGGGTCCTACCACATGGAGAAAGTGGGCCTGCAGCGATCCCTTGAGAAAGTCCAGGGCTTTGTGGATGTCGGAACTCTCGTGACAGACAGGCACATAGGCATCAACATGATGATGAGAGAGGACCATCCAGACATCACACACCAGTTTGACATATGGCATGTAGCCAAGA GTATCAAGAAGAAGTTGTTGAGCCTTGGCCAAACCAGAGGATGCCAGGATGTCAAACCCTGGGTTGGAAGTATCGTAAACCATCTTTACTGGTCCGTGGTTTCGACGCCTCCTGGCAATGCTCAACTTGTGGTGGACAAATGGACATCAGTCATCAGTCACATCCACAACAGGCACAGCGGATTCAAGGGACTGTTCTCGTCTTGTGCGCACGGAGTCCTGGAAGGCAGGGAACAACGCAAACCGTGGCTGAAATATC ATACGAAGGTGTCCATTGAAGTGGAGAAGATAATATGCAACAAGAGGCTGTGTGCAGATGTACAACGCCTGTCCCCATCACATCAGACATCCTACCTCGAGGCCTTCCATAGCCTGATCACCCACTTTGCGCCAAAGATGTGCCACTTTTCGTACAAAGGGATGGAGAGCAG AGTGATCCTGGCTGCTCTGCATTTCAATGAGAATGCCAACAGGGAGCAGCGGAGCAGAAAGGATGGCGAAAAAATGTTCAGCTTGCGGTTTCCTAAGTACAAGAAGGGCGGCTACATTGTTAGGAAAGTGCTGACGGAGCCGTCTTTTG GCTATGCAGAGGAGCTGATGCAGATGGTGGAGGCCATGTGTCGAGGTGAGGAATACAGCGGTGATGACCTTGACATCCCAGACCAATCCCCTGTTCCAGAGCCACTCAGTGCGTCATGTGAGAAGCCGGAGAAGAGGACAGCAGTGAAAGCACATGCGACCCGCTTCCGCATCACAAATAGCACttaa